The uncultured Desulfuromonas sp. genome has a segment encoding these proteins:
- a CDS encoding GSU2204 family CXXCH-containing (seleno)protein, with product MKQSQLWLLAMLSILLLVATTSAFAEEEGAHLSGSWELGMSGINTDDNAARVNEYGSVRADDGISLAPQLDLEFENGGFLLEIESETMGPRDQMHELGIDAGRVFKLESEYSVLEHHLDHDNLEHIGATVAGDLIGNQPRVSSNNTAHLGADYATDAEAQAQYDEEMENDYLITRREWKNEAELTIPQLPNVTIKAGIRIEEREGIKQAVTTSKCNSCHVEANAKNIDERTEDFTVEAVGKFGLLTVEYEYLNRNFNEDATAPSYNYLSSGSTHAGVIDSDALLYSGTSTYNETPDNEKESHMVKARLDLPRNTTISGSYVKADIESSKDGEAGVYSIDDDKLTSEFESFALKGITRLGDLTLSLRGSTYEIDGPDYWIYLDGRDQETNHTFDNPQHKESAESRDVDELSFDAVYRLAKSTTLRFGYEYEDEERVEEELGETETHTVKAALKTRINNQLSGRFTYEYQNIDEPFAGAHVGIAQGLDVLGDYYHYDATSGLAYIDKAVLTDSSIYATLSADGQALVDMLTAGNDNGTAVYYWNSVYPARGLESTNQPEDVHEAKFSTTWAPAPNMSATFYARYRYEENDAVEYESTSYVPGVTFWYAPNSKLNLTMAYNFNREELENRICVGWYHGUANAVSSAQFGSICSVAETETDVHTLSFSADYQATEKLNIEATVVYNYADYSWDWDFADRESLGSFSVGAPRTSSLSIGEAYDTAEINNLIDSYSDLTYEQYEFTLTGTYNFTEAFYTKVSAQYNIFEADEEYVYGDEDGDSYSGYLAFGYTF from the coding sequence ATGAAGCAAAGCCAATTATGGCTGCTTGCAATGTTGTCCATCCTGCTGCTTGTGGCGACTACATCTGCTTTTGCGGAAGAAGAAGGCGCCCACCTGTCCGGTTCCTGGGAACTGGGCATGAGCGGTATCAACACGGATGACAATGCAGCACGTGTAAATGAATATGGTTCTGTGCGCGCCGATGACGGTATTTCACTTGCGCCGCAACTGGACCTGGAATTTGAAAACGGTGGGTTCCTGCTTGAAATTGAAAGCGAAACCATGGGACCTCGCGATCAGATGCATGAACTTGGCATCGATGCCGGCCGCGTATTCAAACTTGAAAGTGAGTACAGCGTGTTGGAGCATCACCTTGATCACGACAACCTTGAGCACATCGGTGCCACTGTTGCCGGTGACCTGATCGGTAACCAGCCGCGTGTCAGCAGTAACAATACCGCCCACCTGGGTGCCGACTACGCGACAGACGCCGAGGCGCAAGCTCAATACGACGAAGAGATGGAAAACGACTACCTCATCACGCGTCGCGAGTGGAAAAACGAGGCGGAACTGACCATCCCTCAGCTGCCCAACGTCACCATCAAGGCCGGTATCCGTATTGAAGAGCGTGAAGGCATCAAGCAGGCGGTCACGACCAGCAAGTGTAATTCTTGCCACGTTGAGGCCAATGCCAAAAACATTGATGAGCGCACTGAAGACTTCACAGTTGAGGCTGTCGGTAAATTCGGTTTGCTGACGGTTGAGTATGAGTATCTCAATCGTAACTTCAATGAGGATGCGACAGCACCTTCTTATAACTACCTGTCTTCCGGCAGCACCCATGCCGGTGTTATCGACTCTGATGCCCTGCTCTACTCCGGCACCAGCACGTACAACGAAACACCGGACAACGAAAAAGAAAGCCACATGGTCAAGGCACGTCTTGACCTGCCGCGTAACACCACCATCAGCGGTTCTTACGTCAAAGCCGACATTGAAAGTTCCAAAGACGGTGAAGCGGGTGTTTACAGCATCGACGACGACAAACTGACCAGCGAGTTCGAATCGTTCGCGCTTAAAGGCATTACCCGTCTCGGCGATCTCACCCTGTCTCTTCGCGGTTCTACTTACGAGATCGATGGACCGGACTACTGGATCTATCTTGATGGTCGCGATCAGGAAACAAACCACACCTTTGACAATCCGCAGCATAAAGAGTCCGCTGAAAGCCGTGACGTTGACGAGCTGAGCTTCGATGCTGTCTATCGTCTGGCCAAGAGCACCACTCTGCGCTTTGGCTATGAGTATGAAGACGAAGAGCGCGTTGAAGAAGAACTGGGCGAAACGGAAACCCATACCGTAAAAGCCGCCCTGAAAACACGCATCAACAATCAGCTTTCCGGTCGTTTCACCTATGAGTATCAAAACATTGACGAGCCTTTTGCCGGTGCGCACGTAGGGATCGCTCAAGGTCTTGATGTCCTGGGCGATTACTACCACTATGATGCCACCTCCGGTCTGGCCTACATTGACAAAGCGGTTCTGACGGATTCTTCAATCTACGCGACATTGTCCGCTGACGGCCAAGCTCTGGTCGATATGCTGACTGCCGGAAACGACAACGGTACCGCTGTCTACTACTGGAACAGCGTCTATCCGGCGCGCGGTCTGGAGTCTACCAATCAGCCCGAAGATGTTCACGAAGCGAAATTCAGCACAACTTGGGCTCCGGCTCCGAACATGTCGGCCACCTTCTATGCTCGCTACCGTTACGAAGAAAATGACGCGGTTGAATACGAATCGACTTCGTATGTTCCGGGTGTCACTTTCTGGTATGCTCCGAACAGCAAACTCAACCTGACCATGGCGTACAACTTCAACCGCGAAGAGCTGGAAAACCGCATCTGCGTCGGTTGGTACCATGGCTGAGCGAACGCAGTTTCTTCGGCCCAGTTTGGGTCGATCTGTAGCGTAGCCGAAACAGAAACCGACGTTCACACCCTTTCTTTCTCTGCCGACTACCAAGCCACAGAGAAACTTAACATCGAAGCAACCGTTGTTTACAACTATGCAGACTACTCCTGGGATTGGGATTTCGCAGATCGCGAGTCTCTCGGCAGCTTCAGCGTTGGCGCGCCGAGAACCTCATCCCTGTCCATTGGCGAGGCCTATGACACTGCTGAGATCAACAACCTGATCGACAGCTACTCTGACCTCACGTATGAGCAGTATGAATTCACCCTTACGGGTACGTACAACTTTACCGAGGCGTTCTACACCAAGGTATCTGCCCAGTACAACATCTTTGAAGCCGATGAAGAATATGTCTACGGCGATGAAGATGGCGATTCATACAGTGGCTACCTTGCCTTTGGCTACACGTTCTAA
- a CDS encoding GSU2203 family decaheme c-type cytochrome, which yields MRRKFNTKASWLVKALPLLLILGACATGSIREKVLTLPVIEGACYVGQETCADCHDDMAGDMFATSTSAEGFAKTIHGRLATWELMGAEKGCESCHGPGSQHVDNDGDTEYILRPTELVSDEASAICAKCHTDGHLMDYTHSAHALSDVGCADCHSIHDGEGKFSLKMEDPELCYSCHQEEQAKTHFPSSHPIAEGKMNCSSCHNVHGASGEALNTDERLNDLCLNCHTRYQGPFVFGHAPVEDDCTICHDPHGSVANNLLAQNEPFLCLQCHEGHFHILREGFDVEADAAYINPVVDTQAELDALAAANPHGHEGFQMSFGTKCTTCHQVVHGSDYPSQPLSGGGLTR from the coding sequence ATGCGAAGGAAGTTCAACACCAAGGCCTCATGGCTGGTGAAGGCTCTTCCCCTGCTACTCATCCTCGGCGCTTGCGCCACAGGAAGTATCCGGGAAAAAGTGCTGACCCTGCCAGTGATCGAAGGTGCATGCTACGTAGGTCAAGAGACCTGCGCAGACTGCCACGACGACATGGCCGGCGACATGTTCGCCACATCGACATCAGCTGAAGGCTTCGCCAAGACCATTCACGGTCGTTTGGCCACCTGGGAGCTGATGGGTGCGGAAAAAGGCTGCGAATCCTGCCACGGACCGGGTAGCCAACACGTAGACAACGATGGTGACACAGAGTACATTCTGCGTCCGACGGAACTGGTTTCCGACGAAGCATCAGCGATTTGTGCCAAATGTCACACCGATGGCCACCTGATGGATTATACTCACAGCGCCCACGCCTTGAGCGATGTCGGCTGTGCGGATTGCCACAGTATCCATGACGGCGAAGGCAAATTCAGCCTGAAGATGGAAGATCCTGAACTGTGCTACAGCTGCCACCAGGAAGAGCAGGCAAAAACACATTTCCCCTCCAGCCACCCGATTGCTGAAGGAAAAATGAACTGCTCCAGCTGTCACAATGTTCACGGTGCCAGCGGCGAAGCTCTTAACACGGATGAACGTCTCAACGATCTGTGCTTGAACTGCCACACCCGCTACCAGGGCCCCTTCGTCTTTGGCCATGCCCCGGTTGAAGACGACTGCACCATTTGCCACGATCCCCACGGCAGTGTTGCCAACAACCTGTTGGCGCAAAATGAGCCCTTCCTGTGTCTGCAATGTCATGAAGGTCACTTCCATATCCTTCGTGAAGGTTTCGACGTTGAAGCGGACGCCGCTTACATCAACCCCGTCGTCGACACCCAAGCTGAACTGGATGCTCTGGCAGCAGCGAACCCCCACGGACATGAAGGTTTCCAAATGTCTTTCGGCACCAAGTGTACGACGTGCCATCAGGTGGTTCACGGTAGTGATTATCCGTCTCAACCGCTCAGCGGTGGCGGCTTGACTCGTTAA
- a CDS encoding LysR family transcriptional regulator, with product METQYLKTLLIAAEEGSFSRAAAKLHLTQSAVSQRTKSLEACCGMQLLDRSGAVLEPTAAGRIVLEGARRILDMEEQMLQELRSLTDRQHLYICCTPAFGMAHLPQILKRFMQDYGEVEDLKFLFGAPLQALDGVKNGEFDVAVIEHLADMDFGTMRHMDLPQDEMIFVSSPTYGPTAHDIALEDIQKCNFITRRDGCSCRDLLSFNLKGTGGNMADFRRVMVLDDFSLIIKEVLAGQGVTFISRSAVQEYLDEGRLLEHHVPGFHCYRHRSIVARECESSASLKRAFMESVCRHFELEPGE from the coding sequence ATGGAAACACAATATCTAAAGACATTACTTATCGCTGCGGAGGAGGGAAGCTTTTCCCGGGCGGCGGCGAAACTTCATTTAACTCAGTCTGCTGTTTCTCAGCGGACCAAGAGTTTGGAAGCCTGCTGTGGTATGCAGCTCCTTGATCGTTCCGGTGCGGTATTAGAGCCCACTGCCGCCGGTCGTATTGTTCTCGAAGGGGCGCGGCGCATCCTGGACATGGAAGAACAGATGTTGCAGGAATTGCGGTCGTTGACGGATCGGCAACACCTTTATATCTGTTGTACGCCGGCCTTTGGTATGGCCCATCTGCCACAAATTCTTAAGCGCTTCATGCAGGATTACGGTGAAGTGGAAGATCTCAAGTTTTTGTTCGGTGCCCCGTTGCAGGCCCTCGACGGTGTGAAGAATGGCGAATTTGATGTGGCGGTCATTGAGCATCTTGCCGATATGGATTTCGGCACCATGCGCCATATGGATCTGCCTCAGGATGAGATGATCTTTGTCAGTTCGCCGACGTACGGTCCGACGGCGCATGATATCGCCCTTGAGGATATTCAGAAATGTAATTTTATTACCCGGCGTGATGGTTGCAGCTGTCGCGATTTGCTGAGTTTTAATTTAAAAGGCACCGGCGGCAATATGGCTGATTTCCGTCGTGTCATGGTTCTGGATGATTTTAGCCTGATCATTAAAGAGGTTCTTGCGGGGCAAGGGGTGACGTTTATCTCCCGCTCAGCGGTGCAGGAATATCTTGATGAGGGACGTCTTCTCGAACATCATGTTCCCGGATTCCATTGTTATCGGCATCGCAGTATTGTTGCCCGAGAGTGCGAATCGTCCGCCTCGTTAAAGCGGGCCTTTATGGAAAGCGTGTGTCGTCATTTTGAACTGGAACCCGGCGAGTGA
- a CDS encoding endonuclease III domain-containing protein, whose product MASVTLTTVFDRLLERFGPQSWWPADDTFEMMVGAILTQNTAWRNVELSIAALKEAQVLTPQGIDRVTLEELQSLIRSSGFFQRKSQCLKKLAAMICRDYQGNVGFFLGGDLPTLRQRLLDQPGIGPETADCMVLYGAGLPIFVVDAYTRRIFSRLGLLDAKAGYDAIQCYAMRHLPADALLFNEFHALLVELAKCCCRSRKPLCRACPLNELCSYAS is encoded by the coding sequence GTGGCTTCCGTCACGTTGACAACCGTTTTTGATCGGTTGCTCGAACGCTTTGGCCCCCAGTCGTGGTGGCCTGCCGATGACACGTTTGAGATGATGGTGGGGGCGATTTTGACCCAGAATACCGCCTGGCGTAATGTTGAGCTGTCCATTGCGGCACTCAAAGAAGCACAGGTGCTGACGCCTCAAGGGATCGATCGGGTCACACTAGAGGAGCTGCAATCATTGATTCGCAGCTCCGGTTTTTTTCAGCGCAAAAGCCAGTGCCTGAAGAAACTGGCCGCCATGATTTGTCGGGACTATCAGGGGAACGTAGGATTTTTTCTCGGTGGGGATCTGCCGACATTGCGTCAACGCCTTCTTGATCAGCCCGGTATCGGTCCGGAAACGGCCGACTGTATGGTGCTGTATGGCGCCGGGTTGCCGATTTTTGTCGTCGATGCCTATACCCGTAGAATTTTTTCTCGGTTGGGTTTGCTCGATGCCAAGGCCGGCTACGACGCCATTCAATGTTACGCCATGCGGCACCTGCCTGCCGATGCTCTGTTGTTCAATGAATTTCATGCGTTACTGGTCGAGCTGGCCAAATGCTGTTGCCGCAGTCGCAAGCCGCTTTGTCGGGCCTGTCCGCTCAACGAACTCTGTTCGTATGCCTCCTAA
- the ileS gene encoding isoleucine--tRNA ligase, translated as MDYKDTLNLPKTDFPMRGNLPKREPEMLQRWQEMDLNGEIRKATAGRPRFTLHDGPPYANGHTHIGHALNKILKDIVLKSRRMQGFDVPYVPGWDCHGLPIELMVDKKLGKKKRDMSKAEIRRECREYAREWVDTQAGEFKRLGIFGEWDDPYLTMHDSYEAATARELARFAERGGLYKGKKPVHWCSSCVTALAEAEVEYADHVSPSIFVKFPYVDTLPAELSALEGKSLYFVIWTTTPWTIPANLGICLNPELDYVAVEVAGGDVLVLAEGLYQGVLKELELEGQVIATFQAPLFENKRCQHPFYQRDSLIILGDHVTLEAGTGCVHTAPGHGHDDYVVGLKYGLDIYNPVDDYGRYRKDVELFGGMKLADANDAVCDKLTEMGALLKVSKVEHSYPHCWRCKKPVIFRATAQWFISMEKNDLRTQALKHINDVQWIPSWGRERIYGMIEKRPDWCISRQRTWGVPITVFYCAECGESLADGKIMHHVADLFENGGSDQWYEKEVSELLPEGTVCPSCGHNQFTKESDILDVWFDSGVSHAAVVEHRDYLDSPADLYLEGSDQHRGWFHSSLLAAVGTRGVAPYKAVLTHGFVVDGNGRKMSKSQGNVVAPDAVINKFGAEVLRLWVAAQDYQDDIRISQEILQRLSDAYRRIRNTARYILSNIYDFDPATDSVADGDLLELDRWALSRLETLVGRVEKAYNDYEFHVLYHAVHNFCSVELSAIYLDILKDRVYTAAPNSLARRSAQTAMYRILDALTRLIAPVLSFTADEIWAEMPGERETSVHLAGFPRFETSLLDSGLDDVYQQLWTVRSEVSKALELARDAKLIGNSLEAKVTVSVDDESCRTLLSQYADQLPTLWIVSQAELVDSVTGGYASEKIAGLEVLVEKAAGEKCERCWNYSTQLGQDSAHPQACPKCLAALKERGQA; from the coding sequence ATGGACTACAAAGACACCTTGAATCTGCCGAAAACAGACTTCCCCATGCGCGGCAATCTGCCCAAGCGGGAACCTGAAATGCTGCAACGCTGGCAGGAGATGGATCTCAACGGCGAGATCCGCAAAGCCACTGCCGGACGGCCCCGTTTTACCCTGCACGATGGCCCTCCGTATGCCAACGGTCACACCCATATCGGCCATGCGTTGAACAAGATTCTCAAGGATATTGTCCTCAAAAGCCGCCGTATGCAGGGGTTTGACGTGCCGTATGTTCCCGGTTGGGACTGCCACGGTCTGCCCATTGAGCTGATGGTGGATAAAAAGCTCGGCAAGAAGAAGCGTGATATGAGTAAAGCCGAGATCCGTCGTGAGTGTCGAGAGTATGCCCGTGAGTGGGTGGACACGCAGGCCGGCGAATTCAAGCGTCTGGGCATTTTCGGCGAATGGGACGATCCCTACCTGACCATGCACGACAGCTACGAGGCGGCCACCGCCCGTGAACTGGCGCGCTTTGCCGAGCGCGGCGGTCTATATAAAGGTAAAAAGCCGGTACACTGGTGTTCCTCCTGTGTCACCGCGCTGGCCGAGGCTGAGGTGGAATACGCCGACCATGTGTCGCCGTCCATCTTCGTCAAATTCCCCTATGTGGATACCTTGCCCGCGGAACTGAGCGCTCTCGAAGGCAAGTCGCTCTATTTCGTCATCTGGACCACCACCCCGTGGACCATCCCGGCCAATCTGGGTATCTGTTTGAATCCCGAGTTGGACTACGTCGCGGTGGAAGTCGCCGGCGGTGATGTGCTGGTTCTCGCCGAGGGGCTCTATCAGGGTGTACTGAAGGAACTGGAGCTGGAAGGGCAGGTGATTGCCACCTTCCAGGCGCCGCTGTTTGAAAACAAGCGCTGCCAACATCCGTTTTACCAGCGTGATTCGCTGATCATCCTCGGTGACCATGTCACCCTGGAAGCCGGTACCGGCTGTGTTCATACCGCGCCCGGTCATGGTCACGATGACTACGTGGTCGGTCTGAAGTACGGCTTGGATATCTACAACCCGGTGGATGACTACGGCCGCTATCGCAAGGACGTTGAGTTGTTCGGCGGTATGAAGCTCGCCGACGCCAATGATGCCGTGTGTGACAAGCTCACCGAAATGGGCGCTTTGCTCAAGGTCAGCAAGGTGGAGCACAGTTACCCCCACTGCTGGCGGTGCAAGAAGCCGGTGATCTTCCGCGCTACGGCGCAGTGGTTCATCTCCATGGAGAAAAATGATCTGCGGACTCAGGCCCTCAAGCATATCAATGATGTGCAGTGGATTCCCAGCTGGGGCCGCGAACGCATTTACGGCATGATCGAGAAGCGTCCCGACTGGTGTATCAGTCGCCAACGGACCTGGGGCGTGCCGATCACGGTTTTCTACTGTGCCGAGTGCGGCGAGTCTCTGGCCGACGGCAAGATCATGCACCATGTTGCCGATCTGTTTGAAAACGGCGGCAGTGACCAGTGGTATGAAAAAGAGGTCAGTGAACTGTTGCCCGAAGGCACCGTGTGCCCGTCCTGTGGTCATAATCAGTTCACCAAAGAGTCGGATATTCTTGACGTCTGGTTTGATTCCGGCGTCTCCCATGCCGCCGTGGTCGAACATCGCGATTATCTCGACTCACCGGCAGATCTCTACCTGGAGGGCAGTGACCAGCATCGTGGCTGGTTCCACTCCAGCTTGCTCGCTGCTGTCGGTACGCGCGGTGTCGCTCCGTACAAGGCGGTGTTGACGCATGGCTTTGTCGTTGACGGCAACGGTCGCAAGATGTCCAAGTCGCAGGGCAATGTGGTTGCCCCGGATGCGGTGATCAACAAGTTCGGCGCCGAGGTTCTGCGCCTGTGGGTGGCCGCCCAGGATTATCAGGACGATATCCGCATCAGCCAGGAAATCCTCCAGCGGCTGTCGGATGCCTATCGACGCATCCGCAACACGGCACGCTACATCCTCAGCAATATCTACGATTTTGATCCGGCAACGGACAGCGTGGCCGATGGTGATCTGCTGGAACTGGATCGCTGGGCACTGTCGCGTCTTGAGACTCTGGTGGGCCGGGTGGAAAAAGCCTACAACGACTACGAGTTCCACGTGCTCTATCATGCCGTGCATAACTTCTGCAGCGTTGAGCTGAGCGCGATCTATCTCGATATCCTCAAGGATCGTGTGTACACTGCCGCGCCCAACAGCCTGGCACGGCGCAGTGCCCAGACCGCCATGTATCGTATCCTCGATGCGCTGACCCGTCTGATTGCACCGGTGCTGTCGTTTACCGCCGATGAAATCTGGGCCGAGATGCCGGGTGAGCGTGAAACCAGCGTGCATCTGGCTGGGTTCCCGCGTTTTGAAACCAGTCTGCTCGACAGCGGTCTTGATGATGTCTACCAGCAACTGTGGACAGTGCGTTCTGAAGTGTCCAAAGCACTGGAACTGGCTCGCGATGCCAAGCTGATCGGCAATTCTCTCGAAGCTAAAGTGACGGTCTCTGTTGATGATGAGAGTTGTCGTACGTTACTCAGTCAATATGCTGATCAGCTGCCGACATTGTGGATTGTCTCCCAGGCTGAACTGGTGGATTCCGTCACCGGTGGTTACGCTTCCGAGAAGATTGCCGGTCTTGAGGTTCTGGTTGAAAAAGCTGCGGGCGAAAAGTGTGAGCGGTGTTGGAATTATTCAACGCAACTTGGCCAGGACAGTGCACACCCTCAGGCCTGTCCGAAGTGTCTTGCCGCTCTGAAAGAGCGGGGCCAAGCCTGA
- the lspA gene encoding signal peptidase II — MAQRYRLLILVTLVVLVGDQWSKWYIDSTMTLHQSRTVIEHFFNITYVHNSGAAFGILANSDLRLPLLSGIALIACVLIGWMFRKLPLSACWQRFGLALVFSGALGNLIDRVRLGVVIDFLDVHWYHHHWPAFNVADSAITVGVGLLLVDLWLEERRKQKNA; from the coding sequence ATGGCACAGCGCTACCGCCTGTTGATCCTGGTGACGTTGGTTGTGCTGGTGGGCGATCAATGGAGTAAGTGGTATATTGATTCCACCATGACACTGCATCAAAGCCGCACGGTGATCGAGCATTTTTTTAATATCACCTATGTCCACAACAGTGGCGCGGCCTTCGGCATCCTGGCCAACAGCGATCTGCGCCTGCCGCTTTTGTCCGGCATTGCCCTGATCGCCTGCGTTTTGATCGGCTGGATGTTTCGCAAGCTGCCGCTATCGGCATGCTGGCAACGCTTCGGCCTGGCTCTGGTTTTTTCCGGAGCACTGGGTAACCTGATTGACCGGGTGCGCCTGGGAGTGGTGATTGACTTTCTTGATGTCCACTGGTATCACCACCATTGGCCGGCATTCAATGTCGCCGATTCGGCCATTACCGTCGGGGTTGGTCTGTTGCTGGTCGATCTGTGGCTGGAAGAACGACGTAAACAAAAAAATGCTTGA
- a CDS encoding entericidin EcnA/B family protein has translation MKSLIAILLLILMLTLAGCECIGGLGRDIQYAGHWLEDTSERVRK, from the coding sequence ATGAAATCTTTGATCGCGATACTACTGTTGATCCTCATGTTGACTCTGGCTGGGTGTGAGTGCATTGGTGGCCTGGGGCGTGATATTCAGTACGCGGGTCACTGGTTGGAAGATACCTCCGAAAGAGTACGAAAATAA
- a CDS encoding SulP family inorganic anion transporter — MNGSTSLTFENILRNTIVGFTVSFVALSLGAALGILSGRGAFAGMFSAGIIAFITALLGGTRIQCSGPTAPMSAISALVVGFAVSHAASFTNTDHFINLVFLLNGMLLLIMAALRLGRFISYVPNVVVSGFMSGIALLIWQDQISMLMGWENKAPLSGGVLSNALVAATTLVLIFALAPLMRKLVGEKARFLPSTLLAILIVTAGCALLHLPVEHVQLSGSLRSVADFTRLVSEQWPRDWSMATLLKAFPFALQLSLLCYLDTLLTSLVVDKMSGEPTRQDKELMAQSVANTASALIGGIPGAQATIRSVLMLKENATLRLAGIMTGIFVLAEMLLFQEWINVIPKAVFVGVLLKVGYDVFDFMPLRLFLKQLVTKRSRQWHHFFSRHDDQAIFVTNREALMISGTALTTVLFNLNLAVVSFTLLFYLHNKALNRGNPMRDLMPEKETEAFYMEN; from the coding sequence ATGAACGGTTCTACGTCGTTAACGTTTGAAAACATCTTACGCAACACCATTGTGGGTTTTACCGTCAGCTTTGTCGCCCTGAGCCTGGGCGCAGCCCTCGGTATTCTTTCCGGCCGCGGCGCTTTTGCCGGCATGTTTTCCGCCGGTATCATTGCCTTCATCACCGCCCTGCTCGGCGGTACACGCATTCAGTGCTCCGGCCCGACCGCGCCCATGAGCGCAATCAGTGCTCTTGTAGTCGGGTTCGCGGTCAGCCACGCCGCGTCATTCACCAACACCGACCATTTTATCAACCTGGTTTTTCTGCTCAACGGCATGCTGCTGCTGATCATGGCGGCCCTGCGCCTCGGTCGCTTTATCAGCTATGTCCCCAATGTCGTGGTGTCGGGATTTATGAGCGGCATCGCCCTGCTGATCTGGCAGGACCAGATTTCCATGCTGATGGGCTGGGAGAATAAGGCGCCTCTTTCCGGGGGAGTTCTGAGCAACGCTCTGGTCGCCGCAACAACCCTGGTGCTGATCTTTGCCCTTGCGCCGTTGATGCGTAAGCTGGTCGGAGAAAAGGCACGCTTTCTACCGTCGACCCTGCTGGCCATTCTTATCGTCACCGCGGGTTGCGCACTGCTACACCTGCCCGTTGAACATGTTCAGTTGAGCGGCAGTCTGCGCAGTGTTGCCGACTTCACGCGTCTGGTCTCCGAGCAATGGCCCCGGGACTGGTCCATGGCGACACTCCTCAAAGCCTTCCCTTTCGCCCTGCAACTTTCCCTGCTGTGCTATCTCGATACCCTGCTCACCTCACTGGTGGTCGACAAGATGAGTGGTGAACCCACACGCCAGGACAAGGAGCTGATGGCTCAAAGCGTGGCCAACACCGCCAGCGCCCTGATCGGCGGGATTCCCGGCGCCCAGGCCACGATTCGCTCGGTATTGATGCTCAAGGAAAACGCCACCCTGCGTCTGGCAGGCATCATGACCGGCATTTTTGTCCTGGCGGAAATGCTGTTGTTTCAGGAATGGATCAACGTTATCCCCAAGGCGGTATTCGTCGGCGTACTGCTTAAAGTCGGCTACGATGTCTTTGATTTCATGCCCCTGCGACTTTTTCTCAAACAGTTGGTCACCAAACGCAGCCGACAGTGGCATCATTTCTTCTCGCGCCATGATGATCAGGCAATCTTCGTCACCAATCGCGAGGCCCTGATGATCAGCGGTACCGCCCTGACGACCGTGCTGTTCAATCTTAACCTGGCGGTGGTCAGCTTCACCCTGCTGTTTTATCTGCACAACAAAGCGCTCAACCGTGGCAATCCAATGCGTGATTTGATGCCGGAGAAAGAAACAGAAGCGTTTTACATGGAGAATTAG